The following coding sequences lie in one Rhodohalobacter barkolensis genomic window:
- the glyA gene encoding serine hydroxymethyltransferase, with translation MDSLKHQDPELYGYLEKETERQNYNFELIASENFASKATISAMGSVLTNKYAEGYPGKRYYGGCEFVDQVEDLARERGKKLFGADWVNVQPHSGASANAAVYLAMMKPGDTLLGLDLAHGGHLTHGSPVNFSGITYHPEFYGVDKETGLIDMNKVREKAKEVNPKMISIGASAYPRDFDYQAFRDIADEVGAILWMDMAHTAGLIAAKELNDPLQICDVVTTTTHKTLRGPRGGMILIGNDSENTIGVVARKSGRTKNWSEVLDSAVFPGSQGGPLMHVIAAKAVAFGEALKPDFKTYQKQVKANTKVMAEEFLNRGYKLVSGGTDNHLILVDLRSKGLTGKVAEESLDDAGITVNKNMVPFDTESPFVTSGIRIGTPALTTRGFKEDEFRSVVELIDNVLQKPEDESNRKKVKQQVREMCEKFPLYDFVIV, from the coding sequence ATGGATTCATTGAAACATCAAGATCCTGAACTGTACGGATATTTAGAAAAAGAGACAGAACGCCAAAATTACAATTTCGAGCTGATCGCCTCTGAAAATTTTGCATCCAAAGCTACCATATCAGCTATGGGATCGGTTTTGACAAACAAGTACGCCGAAGGTTATCCCGGTAAAAGGTACTATGGCGGGTGTGAATTTGTAGATCAGGTGGAAGATCTTGCACGAGAAAGAGGTAAAAAATTATTTGGCGCTGACTGGGTGAATGTTCAGCCTCACTCCGGGGCATCGGCTAATGCGGCTGTTTATCTTGCTATGATGAAACCCGGCGATACGCTTTTAGGTTTGGATTTAGCACACGGCGGACACTTAACTCACGGCTCTCCGGTAAACTTTTCCGGAATTACCTATCACCCCGAATTTTATGGTGTGGATAAAGAGACCGGGCTCATAGATATGAATAAAGTTCGAGAAAAAGCCAAAGAGGTAAACCCGAAAATGATCTCCATCGGCGCAAGCGCTTATCCCCGGGATTTTGACTATCAGGCATTTCGTGATATTGCTGATGAAGTAGGTGCCATTCTATGGATGGACATGGCGCATACCGCCGGATTAATTGCAGCAAAAGAGCTGAATGATCCGCTTCAAATTTGTGATGTTGTTACCACAACTACCCACAAAACATTACGTGGACCAAGAGGCGGAATGATTTTGATCGGTAATGACAGTGAGAACACAATTGGTGTTGTTGCCAGAAAATCGGGTCGAACCAAAAACTGGAGTGAAGTTCTCGACTCAGCAGTATTTCCGGGCAGCCAGGGTGGTCCGCTGATGCACGTCATTGCCGCAAAAGCTGTAGCATTTGGTGAAGCGCTAAAACCTGATTTTAAAACTTATCAGAAGCAGGTAAAAGCAAATACCAAGGTCATGGCTGAAGAGTTTCTCAACCGAGGTTATAAATTGGTAAGCGGCGGCACAGACAATCACCTGATTTTGGTAGATCTCAGAAGTAAAGGGTTAACCGGAAAAGTAGCTGAAGAATCGTTGGATGACGCAGGTATTACCGTAAATAAAAATATGGTTCCATTTGATACCGAAAGTCCATTTGTCACTTCAGGAATCCGAATCGGAACCCCTGCCCTCACTACCCGAGGGTTCAAAGAAGATGAGTTTAGATCTGTAGTTGAATTGATCGACAACGTTCTTCAAAAACCTGAAGATGAATCAAACAGGAAGAAAGTAAAACAGCAGGTTCGTGAAATGTGTGAAAAGTTTCCGCTGTACGATTTTGTAATTGTTTAA
- a CDS encoding InlB B-repeat-containing protein, whose product MKKTIYICTSVLILLLVYGCSTTDSNGDESGNDSDTASYSLTASASPSEGGTVNPSSGSYEDGRNVSVTATANEGWDFVNWTGDRESTDNPLEFKISSNTIVTANFADLRSVYSVDLTVADLDDEINLEIGQSKDEDFIYAPPPPPLGSLDARFLADGEDYYALFNSNLLREVSWELVYQSGNGDVLTLSWQITDTQMEGVLTLSDSEDPAQPDQLEIDMQLENEAQINVIDTDRVFIHYRLD is encoded by the coding sequence ATGAAGAAAACCATATATATATGTACTTCAGTACTCATCTTGCTGTTGGTCTATGGATGTAGCACAACCGACAGTAATGGTGATGAAAGTGGTAACGACAGTGACACTGCATCTTACTCTTTAACGGCTTCCGCATCCCCGTCCGAGGGAGGAACAGTCAATCCATCATCAGGCAGTTATGAAGATGGCCGTAATGTATCGGTAACTGCTACAGCAAACGAGGGTTGGGATTTTGTAAACTGGACAGGTGACCGAGAATCAACGGATAATCCACTGGAGTTTAAGATTTCGTCAAATACAATTGTTACCGCTAATTTTGCGGATCTAAGGTCCGTTTATTCTGTCGACTTAACCGTTGCGGATTTGGATGATGAGATCAATCTGGAGATAGGTCAGAGTAAGGACGAAGACTTTATCTATGCGCCGCCGCCGCCACCCTTAGGATCACTTGATGCACGCTTTTTGGCTGACGGTGAAGATTATTATGCTCTCTTTAATTCCAACCTTCTGCGAGAAGTGAGCTGGGAGCTGGTTTATCAATCCGGCAATGGTGACGTGCTTACACTGTCATGGCAAATCACCGATACGCAAATGGAAGGTGTACTCACCCTGTCCGATAGCGAAGATCCCGCGCAGCCAGACCAGCTTGAAATTGATATGCAGTTGGAGAATGAAGCTCAAATCAATGTGATTGATACTGATAGGGTGTTTATTCATTACAGGTTGGATTAA
- the sppA gene encoding signal peptide peptidase SppA produces MQFFKTFLASILGTILGVLILVLILFATLVSSSSEPEPYIRSNTVLTMNISGDIPTRVSDDPIEELFNPGATHRMSLQNLKSNLDKAAADDNIQAVWVKTNQVLASWANLETAYRYFEEFKESGKPIYFSTDDIGMNEKSYYLASLADSIFTPPVTNFEFDGFVAQFTFYSDMLDKIGIEPEIFRVGKYKSAVEPYINESSSPESREQTREILGTATNTFVEAVAKRTGKSNEEVDELLNSAPIERVEFAIENGLIDAYAYVDEVEEIIKERLEVDEDTELQTVGFSRYSRVTANSAGLDLPDTSDRIAVIYSSGIILPDLGDSPFGSAGITPKKFKNQLDSAVEDDNVKAIVVHIDSPGGSATSSDLLWHYIKQATEKKPVIASMGTVAASGGYYMAMGADTVLAGENTITGSIGIFNLLFNAEELVSDKIGIDYETLKTHEYADLLNLTRPFTPAERRIIQQNVESGYETFLQRVAEARGMTRDETHEVAQGRVYTGVAALNAGLIDEVGDLDRAIEVAAEMAEIDTYRIDTYPKKEDIFEALFSSSNAKIQSMMTSWVPNNLLEEARTVQFYMNQPNGQNWMLLPIQFEVN; encoded by the coding sequence ATGCAATTTTTTAAGACTTTTTTAGCTTCTATTCTGGGCACCATTTTAGGAGTTTTAATTTTAGTACTCATCCTATTTGCAACACTTGTAAGCAGTTCTTCAGAACCGGAACCTTACATTCGATCCAATACGGTTCTGACCATGAATATATCGGGAGATATTCCTACCCGTGTCTCAGATGACCCGATTGAGGAACTCTTTAATCCGGGTGCCACTCACAGAATGTCCCTGCAAAACCTTAAATCAAATCTTGATAAGGCTGCGGCAGATGATAACATTCAGGCAGTTTGGGTAAAAACCAACCAAGTTTTGGCATCATGGGCAAATCTCGAAACAGCCTATCGATATTTTGAGGAGTTTAAAGAGAGCGGGAAACCCATCTATTTCAGCACAGATGACATCGGGATGAATGAGAAATCGTACTACCTGGCATCTTTGGCTGATAGTATCTTCACTCCTCCTGTTACAAATTTTGAGTTTGACGGATTTGTAGCTCAATTTACTTTCTACAGCGATATGCTCGACAAAATTGGAATTGAGCCTGAAATTTTCAGAGTTGGAAAGTATAAATCTGCAGTTGAACCTTACATCAACGAAAGCAGCTCACCGGAAAGTCGTGAGCAGACAAGAGAAATTCTGGGAACAGCAACAAACACCTTTGTAGAGGCTGTAGCCAAGCGAACAGGCAAATCCAATGAAGAAGTTGATGAGTTACTAAACTCTGCTCCGATTGAGCGCGTCGAGTTTGCAATTGAAAATGGACTCATCGATGCTTACGCCTATGTTGACGAAGTAGAAGAGATCATCAAAGAGAGGTTGGAAGTTGATGAAGATACAGAACTCCAAACCGTTGGCTTTTCAAGATACTCCCGCGTAACAGCAAATAGTGCCGGTCTTGATCTGCCCGATACAAGTGACAGAATAGCGGTAATTTATTCCAGCGGAATTATTCTCCCTGACCTTGGTGATTCACCTTTTGGATCAGCCGGAATAACGCCCAAAAAATTTAAAAATCAGCTCGACTCTGCTGTAGAGGATGATAATGTAAAAGCAATTGTCGTGCATATTGATAGTCCGGGTGGCTCAGCCACATCATCAGACCTGTTGTGGCACTACATCAAGCAGGCCACTGAGAAAAAGCCTGTGATTGCTTCTATGGGTACCGTGGCAGCCTCGGGCGGTTATTACATGGCAATGGGTGCTGATACGGTTTTAGCCGGTGAAAACACCATTACAGGCTCAATCGGGATATTCAATCTGCTGTTTAATGCTGAAGAATTAGTATCAGACAAGATTGGCATTGACTATGAAACGCTTAAAACGCACGAGTACGCAGATCTGCTAAACCTGACCCGACCCTTTACTCCTGCAGAGCGTCGAATTATTCAACAAAATGTAGAAAGCGGATACGAAACTTTTCTGCAACGTGTGGCCGAAGCAAGAGGTATGACAAGGGATGAAACTCATGAAGTGGCTCAGGGCCGGGTTTACACCGGAGTAGCAGCATTGAATGCCGGTCTTATTGATGAAGTAGGAGATTTAGACAGAGCTATTGAAGTGGCAGCAGAAATGGCCGAAATAGATACCTACAGAATTGATACCTACCCTAAGAAAGAAGATATATTTGAAGCACTCTTTAGTTCATCCAATGCCAAAATCCAATCTATGATGACGTCGTGGGTTCCAAATAACCTACTTGAAGAAGCCAGAACGGTTCAGTTCTACATGAATCAGCCTAACGGGCAAAACTGGATGCTACTGCCTATCCAATTCGAAGTAAATTAA
- a CDS encoding FKBP-type peptidyl-prolyl cis-trans isomerase, with translation MKFSSFKISIILAVSLFAIISCDTNDPFNIPPPDFSTVPDAYDYEDLEPIDIEEGITAYIHEEGDGVGTVTIRDDLLLFITLRTLDGDIIYSTYNDASVEPTTVRVGNIQLNPSVFNYSIQLTYTYGMRQGLIGMEEGERRTLIVQPEQGFADLPDGAANSEYKESVLQYDVIVLDILD, from the coding sequence ATGAAGTTTAGCTCTTTTAAAATCTCGATCATATTAGCCGTTTCACTATTTGCCATTATTTCCTGTGATACAAATGATCCTTTCAACATTCCCCCTCCGGATTTTTCAACGGTTCCCGATGCCTATGACTATGAAGATTTGGAGCCGATTGATATAGAAGAAGGAATCACAGCATATATTCACGAAGAGGGAGACGGAGTGGGTACTGTTACCATTCGCGATGATTTACTCCTGTTTATTACATTGAGGACATTGGATGGAGATATCATCTATAGTACCTATAATGATGCCAGTGTTGAACCTACGACGGTTCGTGTAGGGAATATTCAACTTAATCCAAGTGTGTTCAATTACAGTATTCAACTGACATACACTTATGGAATGAGGCAGGGTCTTATAGGTATGGAAGAGGGAGAACGACGGACTTTGATCGTTCAACCTGAACAGGGATTTGCAGATTTGCCGGACGGTGCTGCTAATTCTGAATACAAAGAATCTGTGCTGCAGTATGATGTTATTGTCCTAGACATTCTGGATTAA
- the alr gene encoding alanine racemase has product MKNHFPNSYLEIDLDAISKNLEAIKQRVPNKKVLAVVKCNAYSHGVVNVAKHIQEQVDWFAVANVDEAIELRRASITKPVLVFGVPTYETAAAYQTHNLTATVSHLTHFSILMDGTDYHLNFDTGMGRLGFSPEQVKEVRQQAVLNQRLTCSGIYSHYATADDPGSELVQKQADRFSDLIKQFEEIPLKHISNTGAATNYNTDHYDMIRTGLGLLGYNPGQTRHKWLKPALTWKSKVAQVRPVKRGDTVSYGATWRCPEDGYLATIPVGYGDGIPRSLSNKLQVSINGKLYSQVGNVTMDYIMVYLKGDKISTDADVTLLGGEALNAADWSELAGTNVHEILTNLKGRFEREYLNF; this is encoded by the coding sequence TTGAAGAATCATTTTCCAAACTCATATTTAGAAATTGATCTGGACGCCATTTCTAAAAACCTGGAAGCCATCAAACAGAGGGTGCCCAATAAGAAGGTTCTGGCTGTTGTGAAGTGCAACGCCTACAGCCATGGAGTTGTGAATGTGGCCAAGCATATCCAAGAACAGGTGGATTGGTTTGCCGTGGCTAATGTAGATGAAGCTATTGAGCTGAGGAGAGCCAGTATTACCAAACCCGTATTGGTGTTTGGAGTTCCTACCTATGAAACGGCCGCAGCCTATCAAACTCACAATTTAACAGCTACGGTCAGTCACCTCACTCATTTTTCAATATTGATGGATGGTACCGATTATCATCTTAATTTTGATACGGGAATGGGAAGGCTTGGATTTTCTCCCGAACAAGTAAAGGAAGTCCGCCAGCAAGCTGTATTAAATCAAAGGTTGACCTGTAGTGGAATCTATTCCCACTATGCAACAGCTGACGATCCCGGATCTGAATTGGTACAAAAACAAGCGGATCGTTTTTCTGATCTCATCAAACAGTTTGAAGAAATTCCGTTAAAGCATATCAGCAATACCGGAGCAGCTACCAATTACAATACTGACCATTATGATATGATCAGAACCGGGTTGGGTTTATTAGGGTACAATCCCGGCCAAACCCGGCACAAATGGCTGAAGCCGGCACTAACGTGGAAATCAAAGGTAGCACAGGTCAGGCCTGTAAAGAGAGGGGATACCGTGAGCTATGGCGCAACATGGCGTTGTCCCGAAGATGGGTACCTGGCAACCATTCCTGTTGGATATGGAGATGGAATTCCAAGATCACTAAGCAACAAGTTACAGGTTTCAATCAATGGGAAGCTTTATTCTCAGGTTGGTAACGTTACTATGGATTACATAATGGTTTACCTAAAAGGGGATAAGATCTCAACGGATGCGGATGTTACACTGCTTGGAGGTGAGGCTTTAAATGCAGCGGATTGGTCTGAACTTGCAGGGACAAACGTTCATGAAATACTCACCAATCTGAAGGGCCGGTTTGAACGGGAGTATTTGAATTTCTAA
- a CDS encoding MBL fold metallo-hydrolase has translation MKTDKFTIEQLSEGFFELFEDGTFKKMNPKRLSNPMDDPTLGRYSSALGIDPLLITNGDQNIVVDPGLGWGLDHKSRYDNTSNIITNLNVFGLRPQDIHHVILTHLHFDHAAGSTFVNDQFKTEATFPNAMYYVHKEEWEYALTQIEKNHDLIGADYRMDELYKLVAENRLHFIEEDEFTVVQGVKLIKTGGHTPGHMIVKITDEEKVAYFMGDLVPTEFHLNQPSHPQTVLDTAKAHQAKKLILRKAYQEKAIMYFYHSLYKKTGQLAIDEKRRYVLKDE, from the coding sequence ATGAAAACAGACAAATTCACTATAGAACAACTGAGTGAAGGATTTTTTGAATTGTTTGAAGACGGAACATTTAAAAAAATGAATCCCAAACGGCTTTCAAACCCGATGGATGATCCAACTCTTGGCAGATATTCATCAGCCCTGGGTATTGATCCCCTATTGATTACAAATGGAGATCAAAATATTGTTGTAGATCCCGGCTTGGGTTGGGGACTGGATCACAAAAGTCGCTATGATAATACTTCCAATATTATAACCAATCTGAATGTTTTTGGCTTGCGACCACAAGACATTCATCATGTTATTTTAACTCATCTTCACTTTGATCACGCTGCGGGTTCCACGTTTGTAAATGATCAGTTTAAAACTGAAGCGACTTTTCCGAATGCCATGTATTACGTGCACAAAGAAGAGTGGGAATACGCCTTAACACAGATTGAAAAAAACCACGACCTCATTGGTGCTGATTACCGCATGGATGAACTCTACAAACTGGTGGCCGAAAATCGCCTGCATTTTATTGAAGAAGATGAATTCACTGTTGTGCAGGGAGTAAAATTAATTAAGACGGGCGGACACACACCCGGGCACATGATCGTTAAAATCACTGATGAAGAGAAAGTGGCTTACTTTATGGGAGACCTGGTGCCAACCGAATTTCATCTGAATCAGCCATCTCATCCACAAACGGTATTAGACACGGCGAAGGCTCATCAGGCTAAAAAGCTTATCCTGCGAAAAGCATACCAGGAAAAAGCGATCATGTACTTCTATCACTCGCTGTATAAAAAGACAGGACAGCTAGCTATTGATGAAAAGCGAAGGTATGTGTTGAAGGATGAGTAG
- the tatC gene encoding twin-arginine translocase subunit TatC, translating into MSEQEGRTKRSIMGKVLPKAKPPKEDPTNNMSFLDHLEELRWRILKGLVGVLFGVIVAFFFRDFIIQQFILGPARADFFMYQIMPIDAVDLSLISRRLPGQFFTYWGTLIVAGGIIGSPILIYQLWAFVEPALETGEKIKTFLNAMFINFFFLLGISFGYFILVPFAVQFFTQFIIDTVISNEFDINEYFTSVAMWTLACGVIFQIPVVSYYLSKVGLLTPEIMKAYRRHAIVAVMIVAAFLTPPDPVSQLMIAIPLLFLYQFAIFLSKVANKQRKRALEKAFGDS; encoded by the coding sequence ATGAGCGAACAAGAAGGTCGTACAAAACGAAGTATCATGGGCAAAGTATTGCCTAAAGCAAAGCCGCCCAAGGAAGATCCAACAAACAATATGTCTTTTCTGGATCATCTCGAAGAACTTAGGTGGAGAATTTTAAAAGGATTGGTCGGTGTACTTTTTGGTGTAATCGTCGCTTTCTTTTTCCGTGATTTCATCATCCAGCAGTTTATTCTTGGGCCGGCGAGAGCTGATTTTTTCATGTATCAGATCATGCCCATTGATGCGGTGGATCTATCTTTAATCTCCCGGAGACTACCGGGGCAGTTCTTTACCTACTGGGGTACGCTGATCGTTGCCGGTGGTATTATTGGCTCACCAATTCTGATTTACCAGCTTTGGGCCTTTGTTGAACCCGCTTTGGAGACCGGTGAAAAGATTAAAACATTTCTAAACGCGATGTTTATTAATTTTTTCTTTTTGCTCGGTATCTCTTTTGGGTACTTCATCCTGGTTCCTTTTGCCGTACAGTTCTTTACTCAGTTCATTATCGATACAGTGATTAGTAATGAGTTTGATATCAATGAATATTTCACATCTGTTGCGATGTGGACACTGGCCTGTGGAGTAATTTTCCAGATCCCTGTGGTCAGTTACTATCTATCCAAGGTGGGTTTACTTACACCCGAAATCATGAAAGCATATCGCAGACATGCTATTGTAGCAGTGATGATTGTGGCGGCATTTTTAACCCCGCCGGATCCTGTCTCACAGCTAATGATTGCCATACCACTGCTGTTTCTTTACCAGTTTGCCATCTTTTTAAGTAAAGTTGCAAATAAACAGAGAAAACGAGCGTTAGAAAAAGCGTTTGGAGATTCATAA
- a CDS encoding phytoene desaturase family protein yields the protein MKEFDALIIGSGHNGLVTGSYLAKAGYKVGVLERRDTIGGAVCTETMFQSDENPNGFRMDVGSSVHIMIHQTGILEELELTDYGLEYIEMDPFMSYPVPDGKGVIHFHKDLEKTLDSIAKVAPEDVENYREFIEFWGRINKGVLKAFMVPPTGKNIFMEMAKGQIRDGSMFKKGEQMDGLQKILGSYGSVVDKAFENPYLKAALTWFAAQSGPLPDQSATGDFVGWQSMLHQSGAKHPKGGSGMLTQAMKNLIEAHGGEVIPNSPVKSIDIRDGKAVGVVTENEEYYKADLIVSNAHVQTTMMKLVGREHLDDSLFKKVENIQVGNGFGMVIRCAVEELPQYTAAPDDPIIHNGMQLLAPSVEYMNRAIGDYTKGLPPEDPAVLAMTFSKIDPEVAKDGKHTLFAWAQWHPYELSNGEKWDDIREREAEKIYGVVEKYAPNMKGKLIDWYIQSPLDIERKHGLLRGNVMHVEMNFDQMFMFRPTPELSRYETPIENLYLSSASCHPGGGVFGAAGYNAAHVILKKSKKKLFGA from the coding sequence ATGAAAGAATTTGATGCACTAATTATTGGATCCGGTCACAATGGTCTTGTTACCGGAAGTTATCTGGCAAAAGCGGGTTATAAGGTAGGAGTTTTAGAGAGACGAGATACAATTGGCGGGGCGGTCTGTACGGAAACAATGTTTCAATCGGATGAAAATCCGAATGGATTCAGGATGGATGTGGGTTCGTCTGTGCACATCATGATTCATCAAACCGGTATTCTGGAGGAGCTTGAGCTGACAGATTATGGTTTGGAATATATCGAGATGGATCCGTTTATGAGCTACCCGGTTCCCGACGGTAAGGGAGTGATACATTTTCACAAAGATCTGGAGAAGACACTTGATTCAATTGCTAAAGTTGCTCCGGAGGACGTAGAGAACTATCGTGAATTTATAGAATTCTGGGGGCGCATTAATAAAGGAGTGCTGAAAGCATTTATGGTTCCGCCTACCGGGAAGAATATTTTCATGGAGATGGCAAAGGGACAAATTCGGGATGGATCCATGTTCAAGAAAGGGGAACAGATGGATGGCTTGCAAAAGATTTTGGGAAGTTACGGTAGCGTGGTGGACAAAGCTTTTGAAAATCCATACTTGAAAGCTGCTTTAACCTGGTTTGCTGCACAATCCGGGCCGCTGCCGGATCAGTCAGCAACGGGTGATTTTGTTGGGTGGCAGTCTATGCTTCATCAAAGTGGTGCAAAACATCCGAAGGGTGGGAGCGGAATGCTCACCCAGGCGATGAAGAACTTGATTGAAGCTCATGGGGGAGAAGTCATTCCAAACTCTCCGGTGAAGTCAATTGATATTCGTGACGGAAAAGCTGTGGGCGTTGTTACTGAGAATGAAGAATATTATAAAGCCGATCTGATCGTGTCAAACGCCCACGTTCAGACAACCATGATGAAACTGGTGGGTCGCGAACATCTGGATGATTCACTTTTCAAAAAAGTAGAGAATATCCAGGTTGGTAACGGTTTTGGGATGGTGATTCGGTGTGCCGTTGAAGAGCTGCCACAATACACGGCTGCTCCCGATGATCCGATTATACATAATGGAATGCAGCTTTTGGCACCATCTGTGGAGTACATGAATCGCGCGATTGGTGATTACACAAAAGGTTTGCCACCGGAAGATCCTGCCGTGCTGGCCATGACCTTTTCTAAAATTGATCCGGAAGTGGCCAAAGATGGGAAACACACTCTATTTGCCTGGGCTCAATGGCATCCGTACGAGCTTTCGAATGGTGAAAAGTGGGACGATATCCGTGAACGCGAAGCTGAAAAAATTTATGGAGTTGTTGAAAAATACGCGCCAAATATGAAAGGAAAGCTGATAGATTGGTATATTCAGTCCCCGCTGGATATTGAACGGAAGCATGGACTTCTGCGCGGGAATGTGATGCATGTGGAGATGAATTTTGATCAGATGTTCATGTTCAGACCCACACCTGAACTGAGCCGGTATGAGACCCCAATTGAAAATCTCTATTTGTCGAGCGCTTCGTGCCATCCGGGAGGTGGAGTTTTTGGAGCCGCAGGATATAATGCAGCACATGTGATACTGAAAAAATCGAAAAAGAAACTATTTGGAGCGTAA